One region of Chanodichthys erythropterus isolate Z2021 chromosome 17, ASM2448905v1, whole genome shotgun sequence genomic DNA includes:
- the myo1cb gene encoding myosin Ic, paralog b isoform X1, translating into MDLSNIGDLMRKTQASIVEKGFLFKNTDAVIDAVGSDGIRVMMESALTARDRVGVQDFVLLENHTSEVAFIENLRKRFKENLIYTYIGSVLVSMNPYKELEIYTKQHMERYRGVNFYEVSPHIYAVADNAYRSMRTERRDQCILISGESGAGKTEASKKVLQYYAVTCPASDHVQTVKDRLLQSNPVLEAFGNAKTLRNDNSSRFGKYMDIQFDFKGAPVGGHIINYLLEKSRVVHQSHGERNFHIFYQLIEGGEDDLLRRLGLEKNAQQYQYLVKGNCPKVSSINDRNDWKIVRKALSVIGFSDDEVEELLNIIASVLHLGNVQYGGEDSGSAYITTDTQIKYLARLLGVDGTVLKEALTHKKIIAKGEELMSPLNQEQAASARDALSKAIYGRTFTWLVNKINDSLAFKDDSFNSKNASVIGLLDIYGFEVFQNNSFEQFCINYCNEKLQQLFIELTLKSEQEEYEAEGITWEPVQYFNNKIICDLVEEKFKGIISILDEECLRPGDASDITFLEKLEDTVGGHAHFVTHKLADGKTRKVMGREEFRLIHYAGEVNYNVNGFLDKNNDLLFRNLKEVMCMSENKILTQCFDREELTDKKRPETAATQFKNSLAKLMEILMSKEPSYVRCIKPNDAKQAGRFDEVLIRHQVKYLGLMENLRVRRAGFAYRRRYENFLQRYKSLCPDTWPNWNGRLVDGVSSLVKHLGYKPEEYKLGRTKIFIRFPKTLFATEDALEVRKHSLATKLQASWKGYSQKTKYRKMRQSAIRIQAWWRGILARREAKRRREAANTIRRFIKGFIYRHQPRCPENEYFLDYVRYSFLMKLHRSLPKTVLDKSWPTPPPALIEASEQLRKLCMQNMVWKYCKNINPEWKHQLEQKVVASEIFKDKKDNYPQSVPKLFVGTRLNGEDINPKVLQALGNDKMKYAVPVTKYDRKGYKARNRQLLLMANSAIIVEEAKMKQRIDYSSLKGISVSSLSDGMFVLHVASEDNKQKGDVVLQNEHVIETLTKVAICADKINSININQGSIKFNVAQGKEGIIDFTSGSELLIAKAKNGHLSVTAPRLNSR; encoded by the exons ATGGATTTGTCAAATATTGGCGATCTAATGCGGAAAACCCAGGCCTCCATTGTGGAGAAGggttttctctttaaaaatacaGATGCGGTAATAGAT gcAGTGGGCAGTGACGGAATCCGGGTCATGATGGAGAGCGCCCTGACAGCCAGGGACCGTGTGGGTGTGCAGGACTTTGTCCTGCTGGAGAACCACACCAGCGAGGTGGCGTTCATCGAGAACCTCCGCAAGCGCTTCAAGGAGAACCTCATTTAT ACGTACATCGGCTCAGTGCTGGTGTCCATGAACCCCTACAAAGAGCTGGAGATTTACACTAAACAGCATATGGAACGATACAGGGGCGTCAATTTCTATGAAGTCTCACCTCACAT TTATGCCGTGGCTGATAATGCGTACCGCTCCATGCGGACTGAGAGACGGGACCAGTGCATCCTCATCTCGGGTGAGAGTGGTGCTGGCAAGACAGAAGCCTCCAAGAAGGTTCTGCAGTACTACGCCGTCACCTGCCCTGCCAGTGATCACGTGCAGACCGTCAAAGATCGCCTGCTACAATCCAACCCTGTGCTGGAG GCTTTTGGAAATGCGAAAACTTTACGAAATGACAATTCCAGTCGCTTTGGGAAATACATGGACATTCAGTTTGACTTCAAG GGTGCTCCGGTAGGGGGTCATATCATAAATTACCTGCTGGAGAAATCACGCGTGGTACACCAGAGCCACGGCGAGAGGAACTTCCACATCTTCTATCAGCTCATTGaaggaggagaggatgatctgcTGAGGAGGCTGGGCCTGGAGAAGAACGCACAACAGTACCAGTATCTGGTGAAG ggTAACTGTCCCAAAGTGAGCTCCATAAACGACCGAAATGACTGGAAGATAGTGAGGAAAGCCCTGAGCGTCATTGGCTTCTCTGATGATGAAGTGGAG GAGCTTTTGAACATTATTGCCAGTGTACTACACTTGGGGAATGTCCAGTACGGAGGCGAGGACAGTGGCAGTGCCTATATCACTACAGACACACAGATTAAATACTTAGCCAGG TTGTTAGGTGTTGACGGCACTGTTCTTAAAGAGGCTCTAACGCATAAAAAGATCATTGCCAAAGGAGAAGAG CTGATGAGTCCTTTAAATCAAGAGCAGGCCGCTTCAGCACGGGATGCCTTATCTAAAGCCATATACGGTCGTACTTTTACTTGGCTGGTCAACAAAATTAATGACTCTCTGGCCTTCAAG GATGATTCATTCAACAGTAAAAACGCCTCTGTCATTGGTCTGCTCGACATATATGGCTTTGAGGTCTTTCAGAACAACAG TTTTGAGCAGTTTTGTATCAACTATTGTAATGAGAAGCTGCAGCAGCTCTTCATTGAACTGACCCTGAAGTCGGAGCAGGAGGAATATGAAGCTGAGGGAATCACG TGGGAGCCTGTGCAATATTTTAACAACAAGATCATCTGTGATCTTGTGGAGGAGAAGTTTAAAGGAATCATTTCCATCTTG GATGAAGAGTGTCTCCGACCTGGAGATGCCAGTGACATCACCTTCCTGGAGAAGCTTGAGGACACTGTCGGTGGCCACGCCCACTTCGTAAC TCACAAGCTGGCTGATGGAAAAACCCGTAAAGTGATGGGTCGTGAGGAGTTCAGACTGATCCACTACGCAGGAGAAGTCAACTATAATGTGAACG GCTTCCTGGACAAGAACAATGATCTCCTTTTCAGAAACCTGAAGGAG GTCATGTGTATGTCCGAGAATAAAATCCTCACTCAGTGTTTCGACCGAGAAGAGCTCACAGACAAGAAACGGCCAGAGAcg GCAGCAACCCAGTTCAAGAACAGCCTGGCGAAGTTGATGGAAATACTGATGTCTAAGGAACCGTCTTACGTGCGCTGCATCAAGCCGAATGATGCCAAGCAAGCAG GGCGCTTTGATGAAGTCCTCATCAGGCACCAAGTAAAATATCTTGGTCTGATGGAAAACCTTCGGGTGAGGAGAGCTGGGTTTGCATATCGCCGTCGCTACGAGAACTTCCTACAGAG GTATAAATCCCTGTGTCCAGACACATGGCCAAACTGGAATGGCCGCCTGGTCGATGGAGTGTCCTCACTCGTCAAACACCTTGGCTACAAACCCGAGGAGTACAAGCTCGGCAG GACCAAAATCTTCATCCGTTTCCCCAAAACCTTGTTCGCAACCGAAGATGCACTAGAAGTGAGAAAGCACAGCCTTG CTACCAAACTGCAGGCATCCTGGAAAGGCTACAGTCAAAAAACCAAATATCGTAAAATGCGACAATCAGCGATCCGGATCCAAGCCTGGTGGAGAGGTATTCTGGCCCGCAGGGAAGCAAAGCGCAGAAGAGAGGCTGCCAACACCATCCGCAG GTTCATAAAAGGCTTCATCTACCGCCACCAGCCACGTTGCCCAGAGAACGAGTACTTCCTGGATTATGTTCGCTACTCGTTCCTAATGAAGTTGCACAGGAGCCTACCCAAAACAGTTTTGGATAAGAGTTGGCCAACGCCACCTCCCGCCCTCATCGAG GCTTCAGAGCAGCTCCGCAAACTCTGCATGCAGAACATGGTGTGGAAGTACTGCAAGAATATCAACCCCGAATGGAAGCACCAG TTGGAGCAAAAGGTGGTAGCAAGTGAAATCTTCAAGGACAAGAAGGACAACTACCCACAAAGTGTCCCGAAACTATTTGTGGGCACAAGGCTCA ATGGGGAGGACATAAATCCTAAAGTGCTACAGGCTCTGGGAAATGACAAGATGAAG TACGCTGTTCCCGTGACTAAGTATGATAGAAAAGGATACAAAGCTCGCAACCGACAGCTCCTGCTCATGGCGAACAGCGCCATTATTGTGGAGGAAGCCAAAATGAAACAGCGGATCGACTACAGCTCACTGAAAG GGATTTCTGTCAGCTCTCTAAGTGATGGCATGTTCGTTCTCCATGTTGCTTCTGAAGACAATAAGCAGAAA GGTGATGTGGTGCTTCAGAACGAGCATGTGATCGAGACGTTAACCAAAGTGGCTATCTGTGCTGACAAGATCAACAGCATTAACATTAACCAGGGAAG TATAAAGTTCAATGTGGCTCAAGGAAAAGAAGGGATCATAGATTTTACATCTGGCTCAGAGTTGCTGATAGCCAAGGCTAAGAATGGACACCTTTCTGTG ACTGCCCCTCGCCTCAACTCCAGATGA
- the myo1cb gene encoding myosin Ic, paralog b isoform X3: MKYRGMAVGSDGIRVMMESALTARDRVGVQDFVLLENHTSEVAFIENLRKRFKENLIYTYIGSVLVSMNPYKELEIYTKQHMERYRGVNFYEVSPHIYAVADNAYRSMRTERRDQCILISGESGAGKTEASKKVLQYYAVTCPASDHVQTVKDRLLQSNPVLEAFGNAKTLRNDNSSRFGKYMDIQFDFKGAPVGGHIINYLLEKSRVVHQSHGERNFHIFYQLIEGGEDDLLRRLGLEKNAQQYQYLVKGNCPKVSSINDRNDWKIVRKALSVIGFSDDEVEELLNIIASVLHLGNVQYGGEDSGSAYITTDTQIKYLARLLGVDGTVLKEALTHKKIIAKGEELMSPLNQEQAASARDALSKAIYGRTFTWLVNKINDSLAFKDDSFNSKNASVIGLLDIYGFEVFQNNSFEQFCINYCNEKLQQLFIELTLKSEQEEYEAEGITWEPVQYFNNKIICDLVEEKFKGIISILDEECLRPGDASDITFLEKLEDTVGGHAHFVTHKLADGKTRKVMGREEFRLIHYAGEVNYNVNGFLDKNNDLLFRNLKEVMCMSENKILTQCFDREELTDKKRPETAATQFKNSLAKLMEILMSKEPSYVRCIKPNDAKQAGRFDEVLIRHQVKYLGLMENLRVRRAGFAYRRRYENFLQRYKSLCPDTWPNWNGRLVDGVSSLVKHLGYKPEEYKLGRTKIFIRFPKTLFATEDALEVRKHSLATKLQASWKGYSQKTKYRKMRQSAIRIQAWWRGILARREAKRRREAANTIRRFIKGFIYRHQPRCPENEYFLDYVRYSFLMKLHRSLPKTVLDKSWPTPPPALIEASEQLRKLCMQNMVWKYCKNINPEWKHQLEQKVVASEIFKDKKDNYPQSVPKLFVGTRLNGEDINPKVLQALGNDKMKYAVPVTKYDRKGYKARNRQLLLMANSAIIVEEAKMKQRIDYSSLKGISVSSLSDGMFVLHVASEDNKQKGDVVLQNEHVIETLTKVAICADKINSININQGSIKFNVAQGKEGIIDFTSGSELLIAKAKNGHLSVTAPRLNSR, from the exons ATGAAGTATCGAGGCATG gcAGTGGGCAGTGACGGAATCCGGGTCATGATGGAGAGCGCCCTGACAGCCAGGGACCGTGTGGGTGTGCAGGACTTTGTCCTGCTGGAGAACCACACCAGCGAGGTGGCGTTCATCGAGAACCTCCGCAAGCGCTTCAAGGAGAACCTCATTTAT ACGTACATCGGCTCAGTGCTGGTGTCCATGAACCCCTACAAAGAGCTGGAGATTTACACTAAACAGCATATGGAACGATACAGGGGCGTCAATTTCTATGAAGTCTCACCTCACAT TTATGCCGTGGCTGATAATGCGTACCGCTCCATGCGGACTGAGAGACGGGACCAGTGCATCCTCATCTCGGGTGAGAGTGGTGCTGGCAAGACAGAAGCCTCCAAGAAGGTTCTGCAGTACTACGCCGTCACCTGCCCTGCCAGTGATCACGTGCAGACCGTCAAAGATCGCCTGCTACAATCCAACCCTGTGCTGGAG GCTTTTGGAAATGCGAAAACTTTACGAAATGACAATTCCAGTCGCTTTGGGAAATACATGGACATTCAGTTTGACTTCAAG GGTGCTCCGGTAGGGGGTCATATCATAAATTACCTGCTGGAGAAATCACGCGTGGTACACCAGAGCCACGGCGAGAGGAACTTCCACATCTTCTATCAGCTCATTGaaggaggagaggatgatctgcTGAGGAGGCTGGGCCTGGAGAAGAACGCACAACAGTACCAGTATCTGGTGAAG ggTAACTGTCCCAAAGTGAGCTCCATAAACGACCGAAATGACTGGAAGATAGTGAGGAAAGCCCTGAGCGTCATTGGCTTCTCTGATGATGAAGTGGAG GAGCTTTTGAACATTATTGCCAGTGTACTACACTTGGGGAATGTCCAGTACGGAGGCGAGGACAGTGGCAGTGCCTATATCACTACAGACACACAGATTAAATACTTAGCCAGG TTGTTAGGTGTTGACGGCACTGTTCTTAAAGAGGCTCTAACGCATAAAAAGATCATTGCCAAAGGAGAAGAG CTGATGAGTCCTTTAAATCAAGAGCAGGCCGCTTCAGCACGGGATGCCTTATCTAAAGCCATATACGGTCGTACTTTTACTTGGCTGGTCAACAAAATTAATGACTCTCTGGCCTTCAAG GATGATTCATTCAACAGTAAAAACGCCTCTGTCATTGGTCTGCTCGACATATATGGCTTTGAGGTCTTTCAGAACAACAG TTTTGAGCAGTTTTGTATCAACTATTGTAATGAGAAGCTGCAGCAGCTCTTCATTGAACTGACCCTGAAGTCGGAGCAGGAGGAATATGAAGCTGAGGGAATCACG TGGGAGCCTGTGCAATATTTTAACAACAAGATCATCTGTGATCTTGTGGAGGAGAAGTTTAAAGGAATCATTTCCATCTTG GATGAAGAGTGTCTCCGACCTGGAGATGCCAGTGACATCACCTTCCTGGAGAAGCTTGAGGACACTGTCGGTGGCCACGCCCACTTCGTAAC TCACAAGCTGGCTGATGGAAAAACCCGTAAAGTGATGGGTCGTGAGGAGTTCAGACTGATCCACTACGCAGGAGAAGTCAACTATAATGTGAACG GCTTCCTGGACAAGAACAATGATCTCCTTTTCAGAAACCTGAAGGAG GTCATGTGTATGTCCGAGAATAAAATCCTCACTCAGTGTTTCGACCGAGAAGAGCTCACAGACAAGAAACGGCCAGAGAcg GCAGCAACCCAGTTCAAGAACAGCCTGGCGAAGTTGATGGAAATACTGATGTCTAAGGAACCGTCTTACGTGCGCTGCATCAAGCCGAATGATGCCAAGCAAGCAG GGCGCTTTGATGAAGTCCTCATCAGGCACCAAGTAAAATATCTTGGTCTGATGGAAAACCTTCGGGTGAGGAGAGCTGGGTTTGCATATCGCCGTCGCTACGAGAACTTCCTACAGAG GTATAAATCCCTGTGTCCAGACACATGGCCAAACTGGAATGGCCGCCTGGTCGATGGAGTGTCCTCACTCGTCAAACACCTTGGCTACAAACCCGAGGAGTACAAGCTCGGCAG GACCAAAATCTTCATCCGTTTCCCCAAAACCTTGTTCGCAACCGAAGATGCACTAGAAGTGAGAAAGCACAGCCTTG CTACCAAACTGCAGGCATCCTGGAAAGGCTACAGTCAAAAAACCAAATATCGTAAAATGCGACAATCAGCGATCCGGATCCAAGCCTGGTGGAGAGGTATTCTGGCCCGCAGGGAAGCAAAGCGCAGAAGAGAGGCTGCCAACACCATCCGCAG GTTCATAAAAGGCTTCATCTACCGCCACCAGCCACGTTGCCCAGAGAACGAGTACTTCCTGGATTATGTTCGCTACTCGTTCCTAATGAAGTTGCACAGGAGCCTACCCAAAACAGTTTTGGATAAGAGTTGGCCAACGCCACCTCCCGCCCTCATCGAG GCTTCAGAGCAGCTCCGCAAACTCTGCATGCAGAACATGGTGTGGAAGTACTGCAAGAATATCAACCCCGAATGGAAGCACCAG TTGGAGCAAAAGGTGGTAGCAAGTGAAATCTTCAAGGACAAGAAGGACAACTACCCACAAAGTGTCCCGAAACTATTTGTGGGCACAAGGCTCA ATGGGGAGGACATAAATCCTAAAGTGCTACAGGCTCTGGGAAATGACAAGATGAAG TACGCTGTTCCCGTGACTAAGTATGATAGAAAAGGATACAAAGCTCGCAACCGACAGCTCCTGCTCATGGCGAACAGCGCCATTATTGTGGAGGAAGCCAAAATGAAACAGCGGATCGACTACAGCTCACTGAAAG GGATTTCTGTCAGCTCTCTAAGTGATGGCATGTTCGTTCTCCATGTTGCTTCTGAAGACAATAAGCAGAAA GGTGATGTGGTGCTTCAGAACGAGCATGTGATCGAGACGTTAACCAAAGTGGCTATCTGTGCTGACAAGATCAACAGCATTAACATTAACCAGGGAAG TATAAAGTTCAATGTGGCTCAAGGAAAAGAAGGGATCATAGATTTTACATCTGGCTCAGAGTTGCTGATAGCCAAGGCTAAGAATGGACACCTTTCTGTG ACTGCCCCTCGCCTCAACTCCAGATGA
- the myo1cb gene encoding myosin Ic, paralog b isoform X2, protein MMELQIQLIPTGEIILPPGKNGDIYCQSCNKAVGSDGIRVMMESALTARDRVGVQDFVLLENHTSEVAFIENLRKRFKENLIYTYIGSVLVSMNPYKELEIYTKQHMERYRGVNFYEVSPHIYAVADNAYRSMRTERRDQCILISGESGAGKTEASKKVLQYYAVTCPASDHVQTVKDRLLQSNPVLEAFGNAKTLRNDNSSRFGKYMDIQFDFKGAPVGGHIINYLLEKSRVVHQSHGERNFHIFYQLIEGGEDDLLRRLGLEKNAQQYQYLVKGNCPKVSSINDRNDWKIVRKALSVIGFSDDEVEELLNIIASVLHLGNVQYGGEDSGSAYITTDTQIKYLARLLGVDGTVLKEALTHKKIIAKGEELMSPLNQEQAASARDALSKAIYGRTFTWLVNKINDSLAFKDDSFNSKNASVIGLLDIYGFEVFQNNSFEQFCINYCNEKLQQLFIELTLKSEQEEYEAEGITWEPVQYFNNKIICDLVEEKFKGIISILDEECLRPGDASDITFLEKLEDTVGGHAHFVTHKLADGKTRKVMGREEFRLIHYAGEVNYNVNGFLDKNNDLLFRNLKEVMCMSENKILTQCFDREELTDKKRPETAATQFKNSLAKLMEILMSKEPSYVRCIKPNDAKQAGRFDEVLIRHQVKYLGLMENLRVRRAGFAYRRRYENFLQRYKSLCPDTWPNWNGRLVDGVSSLVKHLGYKPEEYKLGRTKIFIRFPKTLFATEDALEVRKHSLATKLQASWKGYSQKTKYRKMRQSAIRIQAWWRGILARREAKRRREAANTIRRFIKGFIYRHQPRCPENEYFLDYVRYSFLMKLHRSLPKTVLDKSWPTPPPALIEASEQLRKLCMQNMVWKYCKNINPEWKHQLEQKVVASEIFKDKKDNYPQSVPKLFVGTRLNGEDINPKVLQALGNDKMKYAVPVTKYDRKGYKARNRQLLLMANSAIIVEEAKMKQRIDYSSLKGISVSSLSDGMFVLHVASEDNKQKGDVVLQNEHVIETLTKVAICADKINSININQGSIKFNVAQGKEGIIDFTSGSELLIAKAKNGHLSVTAPRLNSR, encoded by the exons gcAGTGGGCAGTGACGGAATCCGGGTCATGATGGAGAGCGCCCTGACAGCCAGGGACCGTGTGGGTGTGCAGGACTTTGTCCTGCTGGAGAACCACACCAGCGAGGTGGCGTTCATCGAGAACCTCCGCAAGCGCTTCAAGGAGAACCTCATTTAT ACGTACATCGGCTCAGTGCTGGTGTCCATGAACCCCTACAAAGAGCTGGAGATTTACACTAAACAGCATATGGAACGATACAGGGGCGTCAATTTCTATGAAGTCTCACCTCACAT TTATGCCGTGGCTGATAATGCGTACCGCTCCATGCGGACTGAGAGACGGGACCAGTGCATCCTCATCTCGGGTGAGAGTGGTGCTGGCAAGACAGAAGCCTCCAAGAAGGTTCTGCAGTACTACGCCGTCACCTGCCCTGCCAGTGATCACGTGCAGACCGTCAAAGATCGCCTGCTACAATCCAACCCTGTGCTGGAG GCTTTTGGAAATGCGAAAACTTTACGAAATGACAATTCCAGTCGCTTTGGGAAATACATGGACATTCAGTTTGACTTCAAG GGTGCTCCGGTAGGGGGTCATATCATAAATTACCTGCTGGAGAAATCACGCGTGGTACACCAGAGCCACGGCGAGAGGAACTTCCACATCTTCTATCAGCTCATTGaaggaggagaggatgatctgcTGAGGAGGCTGGGCCTGGAGAAGAACGCACAACAGTACCAGTATCTGGTGAAG ggTAACTGTCCCAAAGTGAGCTCCATAAACGACCGAAATGACTGGAAGATAGTGAGGAAAGCCCTGAGCGTCATTGGCTTCTCTGATGATGAAGTGGAG GAGCTTTTGAACATTATTGCCAGTGTACTACACTTGGGGAATGTCCAGTACGGAGGCGAGGACAGTGGCAGTGCCTATATCACTACAGACACACAGATTAAATACTTAGCCAGG TTGTTAGGTGTTGACGGCACTGTTCTTAAAGAGGCTCTAACGCATAAAAAGATCATTGCCAAAGGAGAAGAG CTGATGAGTCCTTTAAATCAAGAGCAGGCCGCTTCAGCACGGGATGCCTTATCTAAAGCCATATACGGTCGTACTTTTACTTGGCTGGTCAACAAAATTAATGACTCTCTGGCCTTCAAG GATGATTCATTCAACAGTAAAAACGCCTCTGTCATTGGTCTGCTCGACATATATGGCTTTGAGGTCTTTCAGAACAACAG TTTTGAGCAGTTTTGTATCAACTATTGTAATGAGAAGCTGCAGCAGCTCTTCATTGAACTGACCCTGAAGTCGGAGCAGGAGGAATATGAAGCTGAGGGAATCACG TGGGAGCCTGTGCAATATTTTAACAACAAGATCATCTGTGATCTTGTGGAGGAGAAGTTTAAAGGAATCATTTCCATCTTG GATGAAGAGTGTCTCCGACCTGGAGATGCCAGTGACATCACCTTCCTGGAGAAGCTTGAGGACACTGTCGGTGGCCACGCCCACTTCGTAAC TCACAAGCTGGCTGATGGAAAAACCCGTAAAGTGATGGGTCGTGAGGAGTTCAGACTGATCCACTACGCAGGAGAAGTCAACTATAATGTGAACG GCTTCCTGGACAAGAACAATGATCTCCTTTTCAGAAACCTGAAGGAG GTCATGTGTATGTCCGAGAATAAAATCCTCACTCAGTGTTTCGACCGAGAAGAGCTCACAGACAAGAAACGGCCAGAGAcg GCAGCAACCCAGTTCAAGAACAGCCTGGCGAAGTTGATGGAAATACTGATGTCTAAGGAACCGTCTTACGTGCGCTGCATCAAGCCGAATGATGCCAAGCAAGCAG GGCGCTTTGATGAAGTCCTCATCAGGCACCAAGTAAAATATCTTGGTCTGATGGAAAACCTTCGGGTGAGGAGAGCTGGGTTTGCATATCGCCGTCGCTACGAGAACTTCCTACAGAG GTATAAATCCCTGTGTCCAGACACATGGCCAAACTGGAATGGCCGCCTGGTCGATGGAGTGTCCTCACTCGTCAAACACCTTGGCTACAAACCCGAGGAGTACAAGCTCGGCAG GACCAAAATCTTCATCCGTTTCCCCAAAACCTTGTTCGCAACCGAAGATGCACTAGAAGTGAGAAAGCACAGCCTTG CTACCAAACTGCAGGCATCCTGGAAAGGCTACAGTCAAAAAACCAAATATCGTAAAATGCGACAATCAGCGATCCGGATCCAAGCCTGGTGGAGAGGTATTCTGGCCCGCAGGGAAGCAAAGCGCAGAAGAGAGGCTGCCAACACCATCCGCAG GTTCATAAAAGGCTTCATCTACCGCCACCAGCCACGTTGCCCAGAGAACGAGTACTTCCTGGATTATGTTCGCTACTCGTTCCTAATGAAGTTGCACAGGAGCCTACCCAAAACAGTTTTGGATAAGAGTTGGCCAACGCCACCTCCCGCCCTCATCGAG GCTTCAGAGCAGCTCCGCAAACTCTGCATGCAGAACATGGTGTGGAAGTACTGCAAGAATATCAACCCCGAATGGAAGCACCAG TTGGAGCAAAAGGTGGTAGCAAGTGAAATCTTCAAGGACAAGAAGGACAACTACCCACAAAGTGTCCCGAAACTATTTGTGGGCACAAGGCTCA ATGGGGAGGACATAAATCCTAAAGTGCTACAGGCTCTGGGAAATGACAAGATGAAG TACGCTGTTCCCGTGACTAAGTATGATAGAAAAGGATACAAAGCTCGCAACCGACAGCTCCTGCTCATGGCGAACAGCGCCATTATTGTGGAGGAAGCCAAAATGAAACAGCGGATCGACTACAGCTCACTGAAAG GGATTTCTGTCAGCTCTCTAAGTGATGGCATGTTCGTTCTCCATGTTGCTTCTGAAGACAATAAGCAGAAA GGTGATGTGGTGCTTCAGAACGAGCATGTGATCGAGACGTTAACCAAAGTGGCTATCTGTGCTGACAAGATCAACAGCATTAACATTAACCAGGGAAG TATAAAGTTCAATGTGGCTCAAGGAAAAGAAGGGATCATAGATTTTACATCTGGCTCAGAGTTGCTGATAGCCAAGGCTAAGAATGGACACCTTTCTGTG ACTGCCCCTCGCCTCAACTCCAGATGA